From the genome of Metarhizium brunneum chromosome 4, complete sequence, one region includes:
- the inhA_2 gene encoding Isonitrile hydratase: MKSPNKFAVLLFDSFQALDVFGPLDVLNMLAMNNTLELSIISTSLDPVTACTGPSIGQNILPTHDLHNSPEDIEVLLVPGGRGTRDTGLTQPHVDFIKSRYPKLQYLLTVCTGAALAARAGVLDGKKATSNKAAFEWVKTQGEKVDWVPGARWVKDGTTWTSSGISAGIDMMYAFIADQYGENAAEEIARRSEYVRNTDPSNDPFSKSMAA; encoded by the exons ATGAAGTCACCAAACAAATTTGCTGTTTTGCTGTTCGACAGCTTCCAGGCCCTTGATGTCTTTGGACCACTAGACGTCTTGAACATGCTGGCAATGAATAACACCCTGGAGCTCTCAATCATTTCGACGAGTCTAGATCCAGTCACAGCCTGCACTGGACCGAGCATTGGGCAGAATATTCTTCCAACACATGATCTACACAACTCACCAGAGGATATTGAAGTCCTCCTTGTACCGGGGGGGAGAGGTACTCGCGACACGGGTTTGACACAACCACATGTGGACTTTATCAAATCCAGGTATCCGAAATTGCAATATCTTCTTACAGTCTGCACAGGCGCCGCTCTAGCGGCTCGCGCTGGTGTTCTTGATGGCAAGAAAGCAACTTCGAATAAAGCAGCATTTGAATGG GTTAAAACACAAGGCGAAAAGGTTGACTGGGTCCCGGGCGCCCGGTGGGTAAAGGATGGTACTACGTGGACCTCCTCTGGCATATCAGCGGGCATCGACATGATGTATGCTTTCATTGCGGACCAGTACGGTGAAAATGCCGCTGAAGAGATTGCCAGGCGTTCGGAATACGTGCGAAATACGGACCCATCAAATGACCCTTTCTCAAAGTCTATGGCGGCATGA